Below is a genomic region from Isosphaeraceae bacterium EP7.
AGTTCTGGAACGTCTCGGCGATTATGTCGCTCGGGGTGTCTTGACCAACCCGCTCGTCCCCTTTATCCGCCAGGCATTAAGGCTGACCGGTGATCAACTGGCGAAGGTGAAGCAACTCGAAGTCATGAGGTCCGCGAACCTACAACGAGCCCCAGCCGATATCGTCCTGCAACTCAAGACGGCCGGAACGAAAGAGGCGTTCTTTAAGAAGCATCAATTCGAGGTGAACCGCGCGGCCGGCAAAGGGCTGGTCGAAATCCTGACACCCCCACAGTGCAGGAGACTCGAGCAGATTATCCTGGACGGCGATGGTGTCAGGGCCTTCCGCTATCCGGACGTCCGGGCGGACCTACACCTGACAGCCGATCAAGAAGTAAAAATCGACGCAATCATCGACGGGCTCTTCGCCAAACTACGAGAAATCGAGAAAAGCCCGGGTGGCCAGCCGAATGATTACGAAAGTTCCATGGCCCTTGAGGGGAAGGTCCAACCGCTTTGGAAAGGGGCATTTGCCGAAGTTCTCGCGCTCCTTGATCCCGCACAGCTCGCACGATGGAAGACGATCGTTGGAGAGCCGTTTCGCGTCGACGAGCCGGAGCCGAAGTAATGAACCAAGGGCGTAAACGAAGCGAGCCGGCGGGTTGATTCCGCCGGCTCGCCTGGAGATTATTCGCTCAGAACGAGTTATAAACCGGCGTCCTGCCGCTGGCCATCTGCTTGGCCATGGTGTGGGCGTGGTAGTGCTGGGCCATGTGGATGAGGTAGAAGATGACGATGCCGGGGTCGCGACGGGTCTTCAGCAAGGTGTAGAGACGCTTGCGGTATTCCTTGCGCAGATAGGCCTCGGGCACCATGGTCATCAGGCGGTAGAAGAGGCCCAGAGATTGGCCCGTGAACAGGGCCTGGGTCTTGAACCACTCCCAGGGGTGCTTCTTCCAGAACCGTTCTCGGCCCATTCCCACCACGAGCTTGCGCTTGATGTACAGGGCTTCCAGGCGCTCGAAGTACTGGTCGCAGTCATAGAGCTGATTCATCACCCGGACGTAGCCCTCGCGCAGCTCCTCGCGGCTGAAGTTGACCGGGATGATGTTGGTGCCGAACTCGGGCTGGTCGGACGGGTCGAGGCGGCCTTCGGCGGCGAGCCGCGCGTGCAGCGGGGTCTTGGGGATGGCGTAGAGCATGCCCGTCATGCTGAAGGCGATGTTTGCCTCCTGGATGAACTGGTGCTGGGCATCGAAGATCGACCGGTCGTCGTTGTCGAAGCCGATGATCATGCCGCACCAGACCTCGATGCCGGCGTCCTGGATCCGGTGCACCTTCTCCATCATCGTGCCGCCGCTGCGCACATTCTGGAACTTCTTGGTCTCGCGCAGGCTGTCTTCGTTGGGGCTCTCGATGCCGATGAAGACGCTGATGATGTTGGCCTCGACCATCAGCTCCATCAGCTCGGCGTCGTCGGCCAGGTCGATCGAGGCCTCGGTGAAGAAGGTCAGGGCGTAGTTGTTCTGGATCTGCCAGTCGATCATCGCCCGCAGGACCTTCTTGATCTCCTTGCGGTTGCCGATCAGGTTGTCATCCACGATGAAGACGATGCGCATCTTCTGGGCGTGCAGCGCGTCCATCTCGGCGATCACCTGCTCGACTGTCTTCAGGCGAGGCCGGCGGCCGAAGGTGACGATGATGTCGCAGAACTCGCACTGGAACGGGCAACCGCGCGAGAACTGCAGGCTACCGAAAGCGTAGTGCCGCATCTTCAGGAGGTCGAACCGGGGGACCGGCACCTTGGTCATGTCGGACTTTTCAAGCTGCTCGTACCGGACCTGATGCAGGCCCTGCGACCATTCCCTGAGGAACTGGGGCCAGGTGTCCTCGGCCTCGCCGATGAAGATGACGTCGGGCACGTCTTCGAAATAGTCTTCGTCGACGGTGACCAGCGGGCCGCCCACGATGCAGAAGACCCCTCGGCGCTTCAGCTCGGCGAGGATTTCCTTCATCCTGAACCGCTGGACGCTCATGCCGGTGACACCGACGATGTCGGCCCTGGCGCAACGCTCCCAGTCGATGGCCTCGACGTTCTCGTCGATCAGGGTGACGGTGTGCCCCTCGGGGGTCAGTGCGGCCAGCAATGGGAGGCAGGCCACGGGGAGGTTGGCGCGCTTGCCCATCATGGGCAGGGCGTGCTCCATCCCCCAGTAGGAGACCTCGAACCGGGGGTTGATCAGGACGATATCAGCCATGAGTGAGCGTCTCCCGTCGGCCCTTCACGGGCAGCAAGGCGCCCCCGGGTGCCCCGCGCCTTGGACCCCCGAGCGGGCGTTCCCCATCTTATCGACATCGCCAATCCGGCCAAAAGGGGGCTGTTCGGCCAAGCCCCCAATTCTGCCCTCTGGATCAGGGGAGGGTCGAGTAGATCACGATATTGGCGGCGATCTTCAGGGCGCTTTCGTAGTTGTATCCCTTGCAG
It encodes:
- a CDS encoding DUF4070 domain-containing protein produces the protein MADIVLINPRFEVSYWGMEHALPMMGKRANLPVACLPLLAALTPEGHTVTLIDENVEAIDWERCARADIVGVTGMSVQRFRMKEILAELKRRGVFCIVGGPLVTVDEDYFEDVPDVIFIGEAEDTWPQFLREWSQGLHQVRYEQLEKSDMTKVPVPRFDLLKMRHYAFGSLQFSRGCPFQCEFCDIIVTFGRRPRLKTVEQVIAEMDALHAQKMRIVFIVDDNLIGNRKEIKKVLRAMIDWQIQNNYALTFFTEASIDLADDAELMELMVEANIISVFIGIESPNEDSLRETKKFQNVRSGGTMMEKVHRIQDAGIEVWCGMIIGFDNDDRSIFDAQHQFIQEANIAFSMTGMLYAIPKTPLHARLAAEGRLDPSDQPEFGTNIIPVNFSREELREGYVRVMNQLYDCDQYFERLEALYIKRKLVVGMGRERFWKKHPWEWFKTQALFTGQSLGLFYRLMTMVPEAYLRKEYRKRLYTLLKTRRDPGIVIFYLIHMAQHYHAHTMAKQMASGRTPVYNSF